The DNA window ATTAATCCACATTCGCTTCATCTAAGGCCAATTAGAGGGGGAGGCACTCGCTATATGGGGTTTTTCTATTTTCAAGGCTCGAATATGAGACTTCTGGTTAAGAGAGGAAAACTAGCATTGAAATGTCATGCTTTGTATGTTAAACACTGATTATAACACTAATTGCAAAAGAATATTGATTTACAATATCAAAGATGTTAATTATTACATCTAAATCTTGTAACAAAATTGTAAATTACAATCAATTGTTGAAAAATGCTAAAGAGGACTTGTTTCAAGTAGACAGACAACCTATTTCTCTCAAAATCTTTCAATTCAATAAATAGTTATTTCAGATCATATAGACTCTAACTTACTGTCAAAAACTTGTACTAATTCGCGCTAATGAGCAGATTCAAGGAGCACGCGTAGCTACATTCTGCTTTTTCAGAACTTTGTACGATGCTGAGGCAAGAGATTCAAGCAACCCCTTCGTTGATCACGAGTTCTCTTCTGATGTTTCTGACTCATCCCCTGTTGAATGAAAGACAAAACTTACAAGATCACACTTAACTGAAGTTTCCAAATTGAAATAGTGTGTTTTTTTAGCCAGGAGGTCACAAACATAATGTTGCAGAAATGCAAGATAATAGGTACAATGGACCCAATGTGGTCCCAACCTTTCACTAGACCCCGTGCATTATGGGAGCATAGTGCATCGGGTTGCCCTCTTTTAATCTAAAGTTCAAGAGTTGAAGCAAAAGGAAGTATAGTAGAATATGCCCCTCATAGTGAGTGTTGCGTTTCAAGCAAAATACAACACAAGAtgacaataacaacatacccagtgtaatcccacaagacACAAGTGAGTTCTGGGGAGGGTGGAGTATACacaaccttacccctaccttgtggaGGTAGAAAGATTGTTTCCGATAGAATCCTCACCAAGACTCATTTGACAGACAACTTCCGTTTAATTCACAGAAAATCTAGCggacaagaagagaaagaacTCCAAATAGAATCAAGTGAGACTAAACTGTATTGATAAAAGGATAGATAAGTATTACCAAACAATGATTTAATTGTTGGTTTCTTGGGCTTGCCAGTTGTTTTCTCCAGATCAACTgtcaaaaacaaaatgaaacatCGAAGTCAATGATGATCGTAAGTCAAAGCTATATAAGGGTAATTATACCAGAGAAACACTTAAAACATCTAGAAGTTAACgtatacaacaaaaataaagaaggtaaaTGCAAAGCAACTAATTGTCCTTTATACTCATGATGTCCGAGACGTTTGAGGGCTCTCAGATATCCAATTATTGAGAATTGAATGACAGGAAACCACAAGGAATGAAATTTATGTTCAAACAACTAGCATCACTTTGTCAAGGAATACTAAATTCGTTAACGTTTCAGTACTCAGAAGACTTCAACTTTAATTAATGGCTTGGCTGGTTGGTACTATCGCAAGAAAGAAATATGCATAATACATGTAGAAACACTCAAACTTGGCATGGAACTGCAAATAAGCACTCCAACTTTGAGAGTGCACATCTAGATACCTCAACTTGGTCTCAATTGGCAACTAAACACTCCAACTTGTCCCCACTGTATCTCGTGGAGACCCAATGCTGATGGGACAAATAAATTTTGGAGGTGTCTTggatgatcattttgtaagttggagtgttcaaCTGACATAGTGGAGACAAGTTGAGGAGTCTAGatgtgcatactcaaagtttGAGTGTTTAGTTCCTCgttgaggccaagttaaagTGCCTATCTATGTATTATGCAAGAGAAACAAAAAGCAGCAAACAGCTACTAGAAGAAATTAACAAAACAAGGTTCAACCATATAATGTATCTTTAAAATTAGAACCTCACTATGTTATTGTGCTTTGATCTCGTGAAATTGGATACCTGTCTTACTCATCCTAACGTCTACTTCTAGCTGCCAAATGTGATACCATACTCTAACGACAATATTGCCAAACGAGAATCAGGTCACAACAGCTAGTTTTTCGGAAAGATTTAGCAGGTCCACGAGAGCAAAAGCAAGAGTCGGCTTCAAGAAATATTCATCCATGAAAAAGTGAGAATACAAAATGGTTACATtattaacttcatatattttattgttcCATCCTTGCTTTAAGTTAGCACTGCCAGGAGTCAGTTCCACCTTTTCACAGTCCTCTCGATTTCTTGTGCTGGAATGTGTGGGTTAGAAATTTCAATTCCAATTTACACATGTGACATATTGGACATTAAGCTTGATATTTTTCAGATGTTATTAGAGGAGCATGATTAATTGGACATGCGTACGGAGAGGAAGAGATGAAGAAAGTACCCATTCCAGGCACTTGACAATCATTCACAACTTTGAAATTCTTGTACGTGTACCCGACAAAGTTAATGTCCTTAGACGAGAGCATCTGTACAAATGATGGGTAAGAATAAGATAAATAGGAATTACCAAAGGTCACACAAGAAACTGTGAAAACCTTGAGgatgcacatctagacacctcaactagtCTCCACTGTGTTAATTGAACACTCCCGACTTAGAAAATGGTCATCTAGGCACCTCCAAAATGCATATGCCACGTCAGCATCGGGTGTCCACAAGACAAAGTGGgattagttgaggtgtctagatgtgcattCTCAAAGTTGGAATGTTTAGTTGTCAGTTGAGTGCAAGTTAAGGAGTCTATtaatgtattatgcctaaataaaatgtaaaatcaaaTGACATGTCCACATGATGATGAGAATGAATACCTTTCTCCATGGACCAGATCTTGACGTACTCTGAAAATGAGATTCAGACTGCGACGCCAGCCAAAAGATTTCATAAATGAgtgaaataattaaaactaaaagttTAAGAGAACGATGCACAGGGATACCTcttcaaacttttcaaaattttgggtGTCCAACTCATCATTGACTTCAGGAATGAAAGCAGCTTCCATCTGATAGATTTTATCCCAATCTATCCCTTTAAACCACGGGTGGGCCTGAGCGGTGAAAAAGGAAATAGAGAAAAGAAACCACGAGGTTACGGTTGCAGTTAACCCCTAGATCTAATACAGGAACATAGCTTAAGACACACCAGACAACACCTTTATTTCATCTGTGCCGTTGGAACCAAGTCTCTCGGTGACATTGCAAAGAAGTTTGCTTGTAATATCTTTGGCTTCTCGAGATAGCTTTACTTCTTCAGGaaactttaaatgatttttcCAGTTAACTATCTGCATATGCAATGGTAATTTTTGAGATGATACAATTATGTGGGAGCTTTCATGTAGTATTCTGTGAAGAGAGAAAACTATTTGAAGAATCAATAGAAtctagtttattttatttagagttAATGGTAAAACACACACCTAAATTATCACCTTTTCGCGAGTTTCATACCTCAACTATCCATTGTTCTATTTACCTACCTGAACTATCACCTTTTCGCAGTTTCATACCTTGATGTTGAGTTGGCCAAATATTTGTTCACAATCGACACAAGAGCATGTAGGCCAGCACAACATCGAGGTATGTTTAAATACAAAGGGAGTGATAATTGAGGTATGAAAATCGCGAAAAAGTGATAGCTTAGATGTGTTTTTGAcattgactttttattttataaggaGAATCAATAGAATCTAAGCATCAAgaaatccaaaaagaaaaaaatgatggaACATATACAGGTAGTCATGATTGATCACCTTCCTACAAGTTGACATGGGATCATCAGAATAGAAAGGCGGATAACCGATGAGCATTTCATACATAATAGCGCCAAGCGACCACCTGCAGAATAAAATCGAATCTACAGCAAATGGATACAAAGAGGAGAAAAATATAAAGCATATCAACTATAATCTACCCCCtcccttaaaaaaaaaaacagaaaaaaagaaagagagaagagaaCGAGGCAAGAGTGAATAGAAGAGGTTGGGCATAACGGGTGAAAGAACCACTAGAAATTTTACAACAAGAGCTATTATTATGAAGGACATAAGATAAAAGTTCCCAAAATATTAGCAAAAATGTGCATTCAAAGTCCTCATTATAAAATACAGAAGTGTACTAACCAGTCACATTCCATTCCATAACCTTTCTTCTGCAGGACCTCCGGAGCAATATAGTCTGGTGTACCCACTGTAGAATAGGCCTGGATTATGCAAACAACTAGAATTAAATATATGAAGAGAACAGCTTAAGCGAACACTCAAAATCTAAACAAAACCACATAAAAGAATGCTCCTGCGTAAGTCAGCAAGTTAACAGACAAcaattgtttcattttcattaccAAACAGAGAATGACATACTCCAATAAGATGTGAAGTAGTGTCTGTTGGAAATTTTTCAGAAACTGTAAAGTATTCTTGAAAGCTTGAGGCGTGTCAAAGACACGGTCCTTAAGGATATTTCACCTAGTATAGGTGTATCCCTCAGAATTCAACAAGCTCTTCTAGTATAAAAACTAGGAGCACAAAAACTAACAAAGATTACAATAAAGAAGAaactcaacacaacaatagaatATGGGGAAAAGAACTTCCTTTCCAATCCTTCACTAGACGAACacatgagaatatatatatagatataaacAAACATCTCACCAAAATGATGAAGATGCCCCGACGGTTTAAGAAGATTAATAGCCATACAGAGACTAAGATTTGATGGCTAATTATGAAGAATAAAGGCAAtaaatatgagaaatggaaaaagTACAGTGAATGAGAGTACCCACATGGGGATAAACTTACAAGCATCCTCCTATTTTTCTGCCAGTTTTCTAGCTGCTCTTGCTGAGTGCGTTTGGGAGCCGTAGGGCTTTCACTCTTGGAACCTCCATTGGCACTATCCCCCATTGAGAAATCCTTCTCTTCAAGAGTACTGCAGTCTAAAGGCTTACATAGTCCAAAATCTGATAGTtttaaatgaccatatctaTCGAGTAGCAGGTTATCAGGCTTAATGTCTCTGTAACAAATAAAAGGTGGCTGCACAAAGTTAGTGTGCTTTAAAGAAGTCTGAACAAATGAATAGCCTGTTTGTCCAAGCTTCCAAAATCTGCTTAGTTTGAAAAGCGTTTTTTTGTCAGAACTGCTTTTCCAAAAGGTACTTATGGAGAGTagcaatttgtgtttgattaattaatttgaaaagcACTTTTGCAATATTAGAGCAGTACTTTGTTCTTGGTCAATATTTCAAAAGTGTTTTAAGCAAAAAGCTAGTTGTTTTAGCTTCCGAAAAACAGCTTTTCTTACTACTCAAAGTCTCAAGCacacttattttttctaaaataagcattttttgttaagaaaagAACACTTTAAACTTCTCAGAAGCTTGTCCAAACAGGCAGGTAAATAAGATCAAATCTCCACCTGTGTATATAGTTATGTTTATGGATAGATTCAATTGCTAAAACAGTTTCCGCAACATAAAATCTGGCTTCGTCTTCAGTCAATATATCCTTCCTCATGAGTAGTGTCATCATATCCCCACCGGGTAGATATTCCATAACAAGATACAGATAATCGTCATCTTGGAAAGAATAATACAGTTTGACAATGCAATCACTGTCCACCTCCGCAAGAAGATTCCTTTCAGCCTTCACATGCTCAACCTAATACGAAAAGCTAAAGACTCGGTAAATATAGCGGTAGAATTGGGAGTTGCATTTGATGACCATATACTCCACGTACCTGTCCTCTACGAAGCATTTCTGATTTctttagcttcttcattgcATATACCTGACCAGTTGTTTTTTCTCTACAAATTCTGACCTGTAATAATAGAGAAACCAATCATGCAGATTGGCTTTTTTTCCGACAAAGAACTAGCTTTAAGTACCATTAGAAGCATGGCATTAACAACATATTTAACCTATGAATATTAATACCACAAATATACCTCGAGGGATATAGATAAATGCAGGATATTAGTACcataaacaacaaatataaaTTGCATTGCCACAACATATTATCCTTCCACACTAGTAGCCGTAGTCCCGTAGTTTCATGTGCTtcaattgttgtattattgtgttGTAGTTATTGTCCTTTTTCCAGAATATTTTGTCTTGCTTCCTATAGTATTTTGTTATGGCTTCTTTACTTCCGCTATTTCTTTTTCCTTGAGACGAGGGTCTATTGGGAACCACTTCTCTACCTCTCAAGGTAGGGGGGTAAGGACTCTCTCCAGACCCTATTTGTTGGATTgcattggatatgttgttgttattgtcaTGACACATTACAAAAGAAATTCTCGATACTGATGCCTTAAAATATTCAGATGATTCACCGTGAGGAGCACTAACATGCAATTATCGTCAATATTTTCTCGGAGCATTGGGAAATAGGGAGgtgtaatatttattatttttacgtCCGAATGTTTTACTTCCAAGTACAGAGTTAAGGCAAAAAGAGAGGATCCGGAGAACAGAAAATTACACTAGTAACAGAATAAATATTATACTAGGAACAGATGTGTGAACAGGAACTTAGATGTTTTTGATAGAAACATTACCTCTCCAAATGCACCCTTTCCGATCATCgttaataattcaaaatcatCAGCTCCCATTTTATGCCTCTGGAGTCGCATGTATTCAGTTTCCTTCTTTTCCAAAAATTTCAGTAGGTTAGTTTGATCTTCCTGTGAGACATCGGCGTCTGCCAGCTTTTGTTCTAGTAAAACTCGACTGC is part of the Solanum stenotomum isolate F172 chromosome 8, ASM1918654v1, whole genome shotgun sequence genome and encodes:
- the LOC125872858 gene encoding uncharacterized protein LOC125872858 is translated as MDSARGWFQKLSSTKKDPMAGDGKPPSAEEASNITKQRVAAAKQYIEKHYKEQMKNLQERKERRVLLEQKLADADVSQEDQTNLLKFLEKKETEYMRLQRHKMGADDFELLTMIGKGAFGEVRICREKTTGQVYAMKKLKKSEMLRRGQVEHVKAERNLLAEVDSDCIVKLYYSFQDDDYLYLVMEYLPGGDMMTLLMRKDILTEDEARFYVAETVLAIESIHKHNYIHRDIKPDNLLLDRYGHLKLSDFGLCKPLDCSTLEEKDFSMGDSANGGSKSESPTAPKRTQQEQLENWQKNRRMLAYSTVGTPDYIAPEVLQKKGYGMECDWWSLGAIMYEMLIGYPPFYSDDPMSTCRKIVNWKNHLKFPEEVKLSREAKDITSKLLCNVTERLGSNGTDEIKAHPWFKGIDWDKIYQMEAAFIPEVNDELDTQNFEKFEESESHFQSTSRSGPWRKMLSSKDINFVGYTYKNFKVVNDCQVPGMVDLEKTTGKPKKPTIKSLFGDESETSEENS